A genomic stretch from Deinococcus yavapaiensis KR-236 includes:
- a CDS encoding LuxR C-terminal-related transcriptional regulator has translation MERHASSVGSTIRAYLPPLVGRERELALARDLLARPDVRLVTLRGPGGIGKTRLALDLFERVAADFDLGAVWVDLAPLREASDVLPKIASALKSDASTAVSLADAIAETIGARGILVVLDNFEQVVDAAGDLGDVLARVPGLRVLATSRVALRLRGEHVIPIGPLELPRDDKTNRECAAVRLFVERVEAVEPQFKLTSSNCTAVEGLCEQLDGVPLALELAAARLRVVPLEGLLTWLDHQLDVLADGPRDGPHHGASLRETIAWSYDLLTEGERDVFRACGAFVGGFTLPALEAVCDRAAVRGALIRLVEHSLVQSAQGPEPRWRLLEPIREFAEELLGANEAEVMRARHATFFLRLAESSEGYGELLHPEWRARLAVEDANLHAALEWLLKARRASESARMVLALGRYWGHDMTPRRHAWLTRVRALPDLRAHPDLHARILAQLGLMATILKRFDEAREALQAALELFRAASNKESEAYTLMSLAHVYSRTGDHEHALRLAFEQEALARSMNDAQMLQTVLNVIAVLYMRLDQPALAVPYLDEGRVLCETLPYESGAAFAIGIRGWVAYLLGRPEESFSLLQEAWRRAANVPNALLRFTLLHMIAFHVRDDGQFELAAKMVGCGEAMRTRSGEPWDVCFERHARQIDEDLKVKLGAAYQAAWTLGRTLEFDEVSAEVHAWLEAHESKAARSGPRAPKREEGMLRADLAGLTMREKQVLALVAQGHPDRRIAKLLDISPTTVSKHVSNMLSKSGLRNRTELAYWATGQ, from the coding sequence ATGGAGCGCCACGCCAGCAGCGTCGGTTCAACCATTCGAGCGTACCTGCCGCCGCTCGTCGGGCGCGAGCGTGAGCTCGCCCTCGCCCGAGACCTCCTCGCCCGCCCAGACGTACGGCTTGTGACCTTGCGCGGTCCGGGCGGCATCGGCAAGACACGCCTCGCCCTCGACCTCTTCGAGCGCGTCGCGGCTGACTTCGACCTTGGCGCGGTGTGGGTGGATCTCGCGCCGCTGCGGGAAGCCTCGGACGTCCTGCCCAAAATCGCGTCCGCTTTGAAAAGCGACGCGTCCACCGCCGTGTCGCTCGCCGACGCCATTGCCGAAACGATCGGCGCGCGCGGCATTCTCGTGGTGCTCGACAACTTCGAGCAAGTCGTCGACGCGGCCGGAGACCTCGGCGACGTGCTCGCCCGCGTTCCGGGCCTGCGAGTGCTCGCCACGAGCCGCGTCGCGTTGCGCTTGCGCGGCGAGCACGTCATTCCGATCGGTCCGCTCGAACTTCCCCGAGACGACAAGACGAATCGTGAATGCGCGGCGGTGAGGCTGTTCGTGGAGCGCGTCGAGGCCGTGGAGCCGCAATTCAAGCTCACCTCGTCGAACTGCACGGCCGTCGAGGGATTGTGCGAGCAACTCGACGGCGTCCCGCTGGCGCTCGAACTTGCCGCCGCGCGTTTGCGCGTCGTGCCCCTCGAAGGGTTGCTCACGTGGCTCGACCACCAGCTTGACGTGCTCGCCGACGGACCTCGGGACGGTCCACATCACGGCGCCTCTCTCCGCGAAACCATCGCGTGGAGCTACGATCTGCTGACCGAAGGGGAGCGCGACGTCTTCCGGGCGTGCGGCGCGTTCGTCGGCGGATTCACCTTGCCCGCGCTCGAAGCCGTGTGCGACCGCGCCGCCGTGCGCGGGGCGCTGATTCGCCTCGTGGAGCACAGCCTCGTGCAATCCGCGCAAGGCCCGGAGCCTCGGTGGCGCCTTCTCGAACCGATTCGTGAATTTGCCGAGGAACTTCTGGGCGCGAACGAGGCGGAGGTCATGCGAGCGCGGCACGCGACCTTCTTCTTGCGCCTCGCCGAAAGCTCGGAAGGCTACGGGGAGTTGCTGCATCCAGAGTGGCGCGCGCGCTTGGCGGTGGAGGACGCCAACTTGCACGCCGCCCTCGAGTGGCTGCTGAAAGCGCGCCGCGCCTCGGAAAGTGCGCGCATGGTCCTCGCCCTCGGCCGTTATTGGGGGCACGACATGACGCCGCGTCGCCACGCTTGGCTCACGCGAGTTCGCGCTTTGCCCGACTTGCGCGCGCACCCCGATCTTCACGCCCGGATCCTCGCGCAACTCGGCTTGATGGCGACGATCCTGAAGCGCTTCGACGAAGCGCGCGAAGCGCTTCAAGCGGCCCTGGAGTTGTTCCGCGCGGCGAGCAACAAGGAAAGCGAAGCGTACACCTTGATGAGCTTGGCGCACGTGTACTCGAGAACGGGCGACCACGAGCACGCCTTGCGATTGGCTTTCGAGCAAGAAGCCCTCGCGCGGTCCATGAACGACGCGCAGATGCTCCAGACCGTGCTGAACGTCATCGCCGTGCTGTACATGCGGCTCGACCAGCCTGCCCTCGCCGTGCCGTACCTCGACGAAGGGCGGGTGCTGTGCGAAACCTTGCCGTACGAGTCCGGCGCGGCGTTCGCGATCGGCATTCGAGGGTGGGTCGCGTACTTGCTGGGGCGCCCGGAAGAGTCCTTTTCCTTGCTGCAAGAAGCGTGGCGGCGCGCGGCGAACGTGCCGAACGCCCTGCTGCGTTTCACGTTGCTGCACATGATCGCGTTTCACGTGCGCGACGACGGGCAGTTCGAGCTCGCCGCGAAGATGGTGGGGTGCGGCGAAGCGATGCGAACGCGTTCGGGTGAGCCGTGGGACGTGTGCTTCGAGCGGCACGCTCGCCAGATCGACGAGGACTTGAAGGTGAAGCTCGGCGCGGCGTACCAAGCCGCGTGGACGCTGGGCCGCACGTTGGAGTTCGACGAGGTGTCGGCCGAGGTGCACGCTTGGCTCGAAGCGCACGAGTCGAAGGCCGCACGAAGCGGCCCGAGAGCTCCGAAGCGTGAAGAGGGAATGCTGCGAGCGGACTTGGCCGGCTTGACGATGCGAGAGAAGCAGGTGTTGGCGCTCGTCGCCCAGGGACACCCGGACCGACGAATTGCGAAGCTGCTCGACATCAGTCCGACGACGGTCAGCAAGCACGTCTCGAACATGCTGTCGAAGTCAGGGCTGCGCAACCGCACCGAGCTGGCCTACTGGGCGACCGGTCAATAA